One region of Syntrophobacterales bacterium genomic DNA includes:
- a CDS encoding prephenate dehydrogenase/arogenate dehydrogenase family protein, with product MSDFAIGIIGGTGGIGQWFADFLVREGYAVHVAGRKTGLPAAELAALCRIVVVAVPIAATIAVIRKIGPHLAADSLLMDLTSLKEESVRAMLAATSAEVIGCHPLFGPDVSSLHGNNIILCPGRGESWLSFLSGLFEARGTRVTITSPAEHDRMMSLIQGLTHFNTILMELALRDSGRKQSELGAFSTPIFRAKQALGARVFGANADLYASILTKNPHIMQVVECYEKNLSLVKGLIAERNTGALAELLRK from the coding sequence ATGAGTGACTTTGCGATCGGGATTATTGGAGGAACCGGAGGGATCGGTCAGTGGTTCGCCGATTTTCTTGTCCGGGAAGGATACGCCGTTCATGTAGCGGGGAGAAAAACGGGTTTGCCGGCAGCTGAACTCGCCGCCCTCTGCCGCATCGTTGTCGTGGCCGTCCCCATTGCCGCCACAATCGCTGTTATCAGGAAAATCGGGCCGCATCTTGCCGCTGACTCGCTCCTGATGGATCTTACCTCTCTGAAGGAAGAATCGGTAAGGGCAATGCTCGCCGCAACCAGCGCCGAAGTAATAGGTTGCCACCCCCTCTTTGGGCCAGACGTTTCCTCGCTGCATGGCAACAACATCATCCTCTGCCCCGGCCGGGGGGAGAGCTGGCTATCTTTTTTGAGTGGGCTTTTTGAGGCGCGCGGCACCCGGGTGACCATAACAAGCCCCGCGGAGCACGACCGAATGATGTCCCTTATCCAGGGGCTGACCCATTTCAATACGATCCTGATGGAGCTTGCCCTGCGGGATTCAGGCAGAAAGCAATCAGAACTGGGGGCATTTTCGACCCCGATATTCCGGGCAAAACAAGCGCTGGGCGCCAGGGTATTTGGGGCCAATGCTGACTTGTACGCGTCAATTCTTACAAAAAATCCCCATATCATGCAGGTTGTCGAATGTTACGAGAAAAACCTTTCCCTGGTAAAAGGACTGATCGCCGAGCGAAACACTGGGGCGCTGGCGGAACTGCTGCGAAAATAA
- a CDS encoding DUF362 domain-containing protein, with amino-acid sequence MPRVMIHPSAYDTVKLAVDRAFSLFPLALQGKKVLIKPNVLRGSAVEEGVVTNPAVLRAVVEKVEGMGPAALVVGDNPGIFGYGANEACFRQTGLMAAAKGYYQNIGNDARKVAFNQSFMPEVSVSQAVLDADVIISLPKFKTHGLTVMTGAIKNSYGFLPGAQKAMLHRASGNPKRFQELVVEVFRLRVPDLFIMDAVVGMEGNGPASPDLRDIGLILASDNAVALDAVVAYMMGCEPAQLPFLQWAKKLGLGDFDIEQIQIDGKLQRIPDFKLPPLSGSAIASNVTVQDFLHSRTTLRPQADPALCTACGACTAQCPVGALSMNKDFPEVSAEKCIVCFCCQEICPEKAMSLCPPL; translated from the coding sequence ATGCCCAGAGTCATGATCCATCCCTCGGCCTACGACACGGTTAAACTTGCCGTTGACAGGGCTTTTTCGCTCTTTCCCCTGGCGCTGCAGGGCAAGAAGGTACTGATCAAGCCTAACGTGCTAAGGGGGTCGGCGGTGGAAGAGGGAGTGGTTACCAATCCAGCCGTACTGAGGGCCGTTGTGGAAAAAGTGGAAGGCATGGGGCCGGCCGCTCTTGTGGTCGGAGATAATCCCGGTATTTTCGGATATGGCGCCAACGAAGCCTGTTTCAGGCAAACCGGGTTGATGGCTGCCGCCAAGGGATACTATCAAAATATCGGCAACGACGCCCGCAAGGTGGCTTTCAACCAAAGCTTTATGCCCGAGGTCAGCGTCTCCCAGGCGGTGCTCGATGCCGACGTGATCATCAGCCTGCCCAAATTCAAAACCCATGGGTTGACGGTGATGACGGGCGCGATAAAAAACAGCTACGGCTTCCTGCCCGGCGCTCAAAAAGCCATGTTGCACAGGGCCTCCGGCAACCCGAAGCGTTTTCAGGAGTTGGTTGTCGAAGTTTTCCGGCTGCGCGTGCCCGATTTGTTCATCATGGATGCGGTGGTCGGCATGGAGGGCAACGGCCCCGCTTCGCCCGACCTGCGCGACATCGGTCTGATCCTGGCCTCCGACAATGCGGTCGCCCTGGATGCAGTGGTCGCCTATATGATGGGTTGCGAGCCGGCGCAGCTCCCCTTTCTTCAGTGGGCAAAAAAACTCGGTCTGGGAGATTTTGACATCGAACAAATTCAGATCGACGGCAAGTTGCAGCGCATACCCGACTTCAAGTTGCCGCCGCTCAGCGGCAGCGCCATTGCCAGCAATGTTACCGTCCAGGATTTCTTGCACAGCCGGACGACGCTGCGCCCCCAGGCCGATCCGGCGCTGTGTACAGCGTGCGGCGCCTGCACAGCGCAATGTCCGGTCGGCGCATTGTCCATGAATAAAGACTTTCCGGAAGTTTCAGCCGAAAAATGCATCGTCTGCTTTTGTTGTCAGGAGATTTGTCCGGAAAAGGCCATGTCGCTGTGCCCGCCCCTGTAA
- a CDS encoding flavodoxin family protein, producing the protein MSKKVLVLLGSPRKKGNSAILADQIIRGAKAGKAKIVETIYLQGKNIAPCRACMSCQKKGSKGCAIQDDMQDIYLKLIEADAWVIASPVYWFTMSAQTKIFMDRCFALPAYNSDPFRGKRIAIAMTYGDEDPVKSGCINALRAFQDAYGYTESPIIGMVYGSAMDAGEIRSNEKVMQEAFALGKKLAAE; encoded by the coding sequence ATGAGCAAAAAAGTTCTGGTACTTTTGGGAAGTCCTCGGAAAAAAGGCAACAGCGCCATTTTGGCGGATCAGATCATCAGGGGAGCAAAGGCAGGAAAGGCGAAGATAGTAGAAACCATTTACCTGCAGGGGAAAAACATCGCTCCCTGCAGAGCCTGCATGAGTTGCCAGAAGAAAGGCAGCAAGGGCTGCGCCATTCAGGATGATATGCAGGATATCTATTTGAAGCTTATTGAAGCTGACGCCTGGGTCATCGCCAGCCCTGTTTACTGGTTCACAATGTCGGCGCAGACCAAAATCTTTATGGACAGGTGTTTTGCACTTCCTGCCTATAACAGCGATCCCTTCCGGGGGAAAAGGATTGCCATCGCCATGACTTACGGCGACGAAGATCCGGTGAAATCCGGCTGCATCAATGCCTTGAGAGCTTTCCAGGACGCCTATGGCTATACGGAATCCCCGATTATCGGGATGGTCTATGGCAGCGCCATGGATGCCGGAGAGATTCGCTCCAACGAAAAAGTGATGCAAGAGGCGTTTGCTCTGGGGAAGAAACTGGCCGCAGAATGA
- the aroC gene encoding chorismate synthase, with product MAGNTFGTLFRVTTWGESHGPAIGAVIDGCPPRIPLTVADIQQDLERRKPGGLPSTSPRREEDIVQILSGVFEGKTTGTPISLLISNRDVDEGAYEGLRNLFRPGHGDFSYQAKYGIRDHRGGGRASARETAGRVAAGAVARKIISAAGMEVFAFTRELGGISAAGPVPAARPAGPLYCPDPKAEKRMIARLAEARKAGDTVGGIVEVIVRGCPAGLGAPVFSKLDADLAGALMGIGSVKGVEIGAGFAAARMTGSTCNDQMGKEGFRTNNAGGILAGIANGNEIVIRAACKPIPSIALAQDTIDIHGNPVTVEIGGRHDAAAIPRIIPVCEAMVCLALADHLLRQRAIQGGGVTDE from the coding sequence ATGGCCGGCAACACATTTGGCACATTGTTCAGGGTAACAACATGGGGGGAATCGCACGGTCCGGCGATCGGGGCGGTGATCGACGGCTGTCCTCCCCGGATTCCGCTGACCGTTGCCGATATCCAGCAGGATTTGGAGCGACGCAAGCCCGGCGGGCTGCCCTCGACAAGTCCCAGACGCGAGGAAGACATTGTGCAGATTCTGTCGGGGGTTTTTGAAGGAAAGACAACGGGAACGCCTATTTCTCTTTTAATCAGCAATCGGGATGTCGATGAAGGCGCCTATGAAGGGTTGCGGAATCTTTTTCGGCCGGGTCACGGCGATTTCAGCTACCAGGCCAAGTACGGGATTCGCGATCACCGGGGCGGCGGGCGCGCTTCCGCCCGCGAGACTGCCGGCCGGGTTGCGGCGGGCGCCGTCGCGCGAAAAATAATCTCTGCGGCCGGAATGGAGGTGTTTGCCTTTACCCGGGAGTTGGGCGGAATATCCGCCGCCGGGCCCGTCCCTGCGGCGCGCCCCGCCGGGCCGCTTTACTGTCCCGATCCGAAAGCGGAAAAAAGGATGATCGCCCGCCTCGCGGAGGCGAGAAAGGCGGGGGATACCGTGGGCGGGATTGTTGAGGTTATCGTCCGCGGATGTCCCGCCGGCCTTGGGGCGCCGGTCTTTTCCAAGTTAGATGCCGATCTGGCCGGCGCCTTGATGGGGATAGGCTCGGTCAAGGGCGTGGAGATCGGGGCCGGCTTTGCGGCGGCAAGAATGACCGGTTCCACCTGCAATGACCAGATGGGAAAGGAGGGCTTCCGGACTAACAATGCCGGCGGCATCCTGGCGGGCATTGCCAATGGCAACGAAATAGTCATCCGCGCTGCCTGCAAACCGATTCCCTCGATCGCGCTTGCGCAGGATACCATAGACATTCACGGCAACCCCGTTACTGTCGAAATCGGAGGCAGACACGATGCGGCGGCTATTCCCCGGATCATTCCGGTTTGCGAGGCGATGGTCTGCCTGGCGCTTGCCGATCACCTGCTTCGGCAGCGGGCGATCCAAGGGGGCGGGGTGACTGATGAGTGA
- the pheA gene encoding prephenate dehydratase, with amino-acid sequence MSENALQELRERITGVDREIIRFLNERASLSLQIGRIKKEAGREIYDPSQEENIYRNIAGNTAGVLPDCSLKNIFREIISSSRALQAPVSVAYLGPEASFSHQAALAHFGNSITAAPKSAIADVFNSVEKKENDWGIVPIENSTEGSVKATLDRLIATPLVIRAEVFLRIRLCLLSNCNERGDVQKVYSHPQALAQSQQWLRRYLPVASLIEVESTAGAARRALADPSGAAVGSSLAADFYNLKIMAEGIEDSPLNTTRFFVIGKKPARQEGGDTEKSKTSILFGTAHAAGALQHALAPFAEAGISLTRIESWPMKERLWEYLFFADFTGHGEEEKTRRCLEELRGRTAFLKILGSYPWGAEGEPS; translated from the coding sequence ATGAGCGAAAATGCCCTCCAAGAGTTAAGGGAAAGAATTACCGGGGTTGATCGCGAAATCATCAGGTTTCTCAATGAGCGCGCCTCCTTGTCGCTCCAGATCGGCAGAATCAAAAAAGAGGCTGGCCGCGAAATCTACGACCCGTCCCAGGAGGAGAATATTTACCGCAATATCGCGGGAAATACTGCAGGAGTTTTACCCGACTGCTCCCTGAAAAATATTTTTCGGGAGATTATCTCCTCTTCGCGGGCCCTGCAGGCGCCGGTTAGCGTCGCCTACCTGGGACCGGAGGCCTCTTTCAGCCATCAGGCAGCACTGGCTCATTTCGGAAACAGCATCACGGCCGCGCCCAAGTCCGCAATTGCCGATGTTTTCAACAGTGTCGAAAAGAAGGAAAATGATTGGGGGATTGTTCCCATAGAAAATTCAACGGAAGGCTCGGTTAAGGCGACGTTGGATCGTCTGATCGCGACCCCGCTTGTCATCCGGGCGGAGGTTTTTTTACGGATACGGCTTTGTCTGCTGTCCAATTGCAACGAGAGGGGGGATGTCCAAAAGGTTTATTCGCACCCCCAGGCCCTGGCGCAATCCCAGCAGTGGCTCCGCAGATACCTGCCGGTCGCTTCCCTCATCGAGGTGGAAAGCACGGCGGGGGCGGCCCGCAGGGCGCTTGCCGATCCCTCCGGGGCTGCCGTCGGAAGCAGCCTGGCCGCTGATTTCTACAACCTCAAAATTATGGCCGAGGGCATTGAAGACAGCCCTCTCAACACGACCCGTTTTTTTGTCATCGGGAAAAAACCGGCCCGGCAGGAGGGGGGGGACACGGAAAAAAGCAAGACCTCGATCCTTTTTGGAACGGCTCATGCGGCCGGGGCCCTGCAGCATGCCCTTGCTCCCTTTGCCGAGGCGGGAATAAGTCTGACCAGAATCGAATCCTGGCCCATGAAGGAGCGGCTTTGGGAATACCTCTTCTTTGCCGATTTCACCGGCCATGGCGAAGAGGAAAAGACGCGGCGGTGCCTGGAGGAACTCAGGGGAAGGACTGCCTTTCTCAAGATACTTGGTTCCTATCCGTGGGGCGCTGAAGGGGAGCCGTCGTAA
- a CDS encoding metalloregulator ArsR/SmtB family transcription factor — MEEFIKVMKALSDPNRVKLLKLLQKREMCVCEIQAALEIAQPTVSKHLKVLEKAGLVGRKKDGLWVNYFLADGTRSPYAASLLGNLRHWLDNNPQIQELTERSAGISRNYLCGGRE; from the coding sequence ATGGAAGAGTTTATCAAGGTCATGAAAGCGCTTTCCGATCCTAATCGGGTAAAGCTGCTGAAACTGCTTCAGAAGCGGGAGATGTGCGTCTGTGAAATTCAGGCGGCGCTCGAGATCGCCCAGCCCACGGTCTCCAAACATCTCAAAGTCTTGGAGAAGGCGGGCCTCGTAGGCCGCAAGAAAGACGGCCTCTGGGTGAACTACTTCCTGGCCGACGGCACCCGGAGCCCGTATGCGGCAAGCCTTCTGGGGAACCTGCGCCATTGGCTGGATAACAATCCGCAGATTCAGGAGCTTACGGAAAGGAGCGCCGGGATCAGTCGTAATTATCTCTGCGGCGGCCGCGAATGA
- a CDS encoding cytochrome c biogenesis protein CcdA, with the protein MTSATYLAALGCLLWGMVSVLFSPCHLASIPLVVAYVAGQDQVLKPRQAAHYAILFTAGLFITIALIGIVCALLGRMLGDVGSYWQIVVGLVLIWVALGMLGVEKCNFSGSRLQRLNVKGLRGAFLLGLAYGVLSGSCTFGFIAPILAIITVQQQVLTGIFLILLFALGHCLPIVVAGSSTALVRRLTESQSWIGSGDWFRKSAGVVIGLLGIYFIGSPFLIG; encoded by the coding sequence ATCACCAGCGCGACCTACCTTGCGGCCCTGGGCTGTCTTCTCTGGGGAATGGTCAGCGTTCTTTTCAGCCCCTGCCATCTCGCCTCCATTCCGCTGGTCGTGGCCTACGTGGCCGGGCAGGATCAGGTCCTCAAACCCCGGCAGGCCGCCCATTACGCCATTCTTTTTACCGCGGGGCTCTTCATCACGATCGCCCTGATCGGCATTGTCTGCGCGCTTCTGGGCCGGATGCTGGGGGATGTGGGCAGCTACTGGCAGATCGTGGTCGGTCTCGTTCTGATCTGGGTCGCCCTGGGGATGCTCGGGGTAGAGAAGTGCAACTTCTCCGGCAGTCGGCTGCAAAGGCTGAACGTCAAGGGCCTGCGCGGCGCTTTTCTTCTGGGGCTTGCCTACGGGGTGCTTTCCGGCTCTTGCACCTTCGGCTTCATCGCCCCGATCCTGGCTATCATCACGGTGCAGCAGCAGGTGCTGACGGGGATCTTTTTGATCCTGCTTTTCGCCTTGGGCCACTGCCTTCCCATTGTGGTCGCCGGCAGCTCGACGGCGCTGGTGCGGCGCCTGACCGAAAGCCAGAGCTGGATCGGCTCGGGAGACTGGTTTCGCAAGAGCGCCGGGGTCGTCATCGGCCTTTTGGGAATCTACTTCATCGGGAGCCCCTTCCTAATTGGATGA
- the aroA gene encoding 3-phosphoshikimate 1-carboxyvinyltransferase, which translates to MIAIKPLANLKAVVGLPGSKSLTQRAMAIAALARGESRLKNILVADDTLILAEAFRKLGVEIRQSGADLLIQGAGGAIPKTGRAISLGNNGTALRLLAGIVSLGKGPFLLTGDNRLCERPLKPLLDALAVLGVESHTEGEKGYPPVTIGGYGLRGGTVVLCDIGSSQYVSSLLIAAPYAAGAITIVLEGRIPSLPYIALTIETMAAFGVRVALAGNNRYIVPSGQFYQGREFTIEGDASSASYFFLAAALLKGRFRVENIDPQTRQGDIGFLDVLENLGCAVSREQQAIEVLGGKMPNGEMVFDMAKMPDIVPSLAVLCAARQGRSIIRNVAHLRLKESDRIAALAAELRKTGIVAEELPDGLIIEGGIPHGARIKTYNDHRIAMSFAILGLSAPGMEIEDEACVGKSFPGFWKTLESLY; encoded by the coding sequence ATGATCGCCATTAAACCACTGGCAAATCTCAAGGCGGTTGTAGGCTTGCCGGGTTCGAAAAGCCTGACGCAGCGGGCGATGGCGATCGCCGCTCTGGCCCGGGGAGAGTCGCGGCTGAAAAATATCCTGGTCGCCGACGACACGCTCATTCTTGCCGAGGCGTTCCGGAAGCTTGGCGTAGAAATAAGGCAGAGCGGCGCTGATTTGTTAATACAAGGGGCGGGCGGGGCGATCCCGAAAACCGGCAGGGCGATATCGCTGGGCAATAACGGCACAGCGCTGCGTCTGCTTGCGGGGATTGTTTCCCTGGGAAAGGGACCATTTTTGCTGACCGGCGACAACCGCCTCTGTGAACGGCCCTTGAAACCGCTGCTGGATGCCCTTGCCGTTCTTGGCGTAGAGAGCCATACTGAAGGAGAAAAAGGTTATCCGCCGGTAACGATCGGCGGATACGGGCTGCGGGGCGGCACAGTTGTACTGTGCGATATCGGAAGCAGCCAGTACGTGTCCTCGCTGCTGATTGCCGCCCCATACGCTGCCGGGGCGATAACGATTGTCCTGGAGGGGCGGATTCCCTCTTTGCCCTACATTGCCCTGACGATCGAGACAATGGCTGCGTTTGGCGTCAGGGTTGCATTAGCCGGCAATAACCGTTACATTGTCCCCAGCGGGCAATTCTATCAGGGGCGGGAATTTACGATCGAGGGCGACGCCTCGAGCGCCTCCTACTTCTTTCTCGCAGCCGCTCTGCTGAAGGGCCGCTTCCGGGTGGAGAACATCGATCCGCAAACGCGCCAGGGCGATATCGGCTTTCTGGATGTTTTGGAGAACCTCGGCTGCGCGGTCAGCCGCGAACAGCAAGCGATTGAAGTGCTTGGGGGAAAAATGCCGAACGGGGAGATGGTATTTGATATGGCCAAAATGCCGGATATTGTTCCCTCGCTTGCGGTGCTCTGTGCGGCGCGCCAAGGCCGGAGCATCATCCGCAATGTTGCCCATCTGCGGCTGAAGGAAAGCGATCGGATTGCCGCCTTGGCCGCGGAGCTCCGCAAAACCGGAATCGTTGCCGAGGAATTGCCCGACGGTCTGATTATCGAAGGGGGAATTCCCCACGGCGCGCGGATAAAAACTTACAACGACCACCGCATTGCGATGAGCTTCGCGATTCTGGGCCTGAGCGCGCCGGGGATGGAGATCGAGGATGAGGCCTGCGTCGGGAAATCCTTTCCCGGATTCTGGAAAACTCTGGAGAGTCTGTATTGA
- a CDS encoding YbgC/FadM family acyl-CoA thioesterase yields MTEQRIYYEDTDAGGVVYYANYLRYLEQGRSEFLRERGFSVLALQKQGYLIVVMRLEIDYLAPAILDDLIRIETAVQEIAGATCTLKQKVVRVADGKTLVDARVTLACLGPGQKARRFPKELLRALKSDEVPLA; encoded by the coding sequence ATGACGGAACAACGGATTTACTATGAAGACACGGATGCCGGCGGAGTGGTTTATTACGCCAATTACCTGCGTTATCTTGAGCAGGGGCGATCGGAATTCCTGCGGGAACGAGGTTTTTCCGTTCTGGCACTCCAAAAACAGGGATATCTGATAGTCGTAATGCGGTTGGAGATCGACTATCTCGCGCCGGCCATACTGGATGATCTCATCCGGATTGAAACCGCTGTGCAGGAAATCGCCGGCGCAACCTGCACCCTGAAGCAAAAGGTGGTGCGTGTTGCAGACGGGAAAACGCTCGTAGATGCAAGAGTAACGCTGGCCTGCCTCGGACCCGGGCAAAAGGCGCGCCGGTTTCCCAAAGAGCTGCTGCGGGCATTAAAATCAGACGAGGTGCCATTGGCATAA
- the pyrE gene encoding orotate phosphoribosyltransferase: MDIQKMKERLIEIVLERTFKYSENPPFTLASGHKSNYYFNCKPTTLDPEGMNLIGEILYSMLTTVDVTAAGGLTLGADPLANALAVISFQKGRPIKSFIVRKDVKDHGVKNAIEGNVAVGEKVVVLDDVITTGGSTITAIKQAREAGLVIKNAIVLIDREEENGRQNIEAQGVVVDAVLTRTEIMSRYKGGNIGSLKTV; this comes from the coding sequence ATGGACATCCAGAAAATGAAGGAGCGACTGATCGAGATTGTTCTTGAAAGGACGTTCAAATACAGCGAAAATCCGCCCTTTACCCTTGCATCGGGGCACAAGAGCAACTACTACTTCAACTGCAAACCGACGACGCTTGACCCGGAGGGGATGAACCTGATCGGGGAGATTCTCTATTCCATGCTGACTACGGTGGATGTAACCGCGGCGGGCGGCCTCACCCTGGGCGCCGATCCGCTTGCCAACGCCCTGGCCGTTATCTCTTTTCAGAAGGGAAGGCCGATTAAATCCTTTATCGTCCGCAAGGATGTGAAGGATCACGGCGTTAAAAACGCGATCGAGGGCAACGTCGCTGTCGGCGAGAAGGTTGTGGTGCTGGACGACGTGATTACAACCGGCGGCTCGACGATAACGGCAATTAAACAGGCGCGGGAGGCGGGGCTGGTCATAAAAAACGCTATCGTCCTGATCGATCGGGAAGAGGAAAACGGTCGTCAGAACATCGAGGCCCAGGGGGTAGTGGTGGACGCCGTTTTGACGAGAACGGAGATTATGAGTCGGTACAAGGGCGGAAATATAGGTTCCCTGAAAACCGTTTAG
- a CDS encoding thioredoxin family protein: MKRNCPKVIVVILCLSFLLFLAPGNLVYAAEQVPVKGMVTMIDLGAGECVPCKLMAPIMVKVEKAYAGKAAIVFIDVWKDPAPAKRFGIRYIPTQIFFDKKGREVFRHEGFFSEEDIVRQFRKMGIKLEG, from the coding sequence ATGAAAAGAAATTGTCCCAAAGTTATTGTGGTTATTTTGTGTTTGTCGTTTCTGCTCTTTTTGGCGCCGGGAAATCTCGTTTACGCTGCGGAACAGGTTCCCGTCAAGGGAATGGTCACAATGATCGATCTGGGCGCTGGCGAGTGCGTTCCCTGCAAGCTGATGGCGCCAATCATGGTAAAGGTGGAAAAGGCTTATGCAGGGAAAGCCGCCATTGTTTTCATAGACGTCTGGAAGGACCCGGCCCCGGCCAAGCGCTTTGGCATCCGGTACATACCAACGCAGATCTTTTTTGATAAAAAAGGCAGGGAGGTTTTCCGGCATGAGGGATTTTTCAGTGAGGAAGATATCGTCCGCCAGTTCAGAAAAATGGGTATAAAATTGGAGGGATGA
- a CDS encoding bifunctional riboflavin kinase/FAD synthetase: MDIIRGSENIPADLQGVFATIGNFDGIHLGHRYIFQRMAEEAGREGCKTVLISFDPHPKMVLHPDRRPFYLISSAEEKISLLREIGIGAFLIIPFSLEYSQTTAGEFVREILWEKLRIRKIIIGHDYTFGHAREGNEAFLAAEGRRLGFAVEAMNAFCAGSEIVSSTKIREAILQGDVRFAAALLGRPYNISGRVVAGDQRGVELGFPTANVEANKELLPPHGVYAVRCLLKGKSHDGVVNVGFNPTFAGGKLSVEVHIFDFNQDIYGEILDVLFFERLRAEIRFESPAKLIAQIKRDVIQARALLSTP; encoded by the coding sequence ATGGATATTATTCGCGGCAGTGAAAACATCCCCGCTGATTTGCAGGGGGTTTTTGCGACCATTGGCAATTTCGACGGGATTCATCTGGGGCACCGATACATTTTTCAAAGGATGGCGGAAGAGGCCGGCAGGGAAGGGTGCAAGACGGTCCTCATCAGTTTTGACCCTCATCCGAAGATGGTTCTCCACCCGGACAGACGTCCTTTCTATCTCATCTCCTCCGCCGAGGAAAAGATCAGTCTGCTCCGTGAGATCGGCATAGGAGCTTTCCTTATTATCCCGTTTTCGCTTGAATATTCTCAAACCACGGCGGGGGAGTTCGTGCGGGAGATCCTCTGGGAAAAATTGCGCATCAGAAAGATCATAATTGGCCACGACTACACCTTTGGTCATGCCAGGGAGGGGAATGAGGCTTTTCTGGCTGCGGAAGGCAGGAGACTGGGATTCGCGGTAGAGGCCATGAACGCGTTTTGTGCAGGCAGTGAAATTGTCAGCAGTACAAAAATCCGGGAGGCCATTCTCCAGGGCGATGTCCGTTTTGCCGCGGCGCTCCTCGGTCGCCCCTACAACATCTCCGGAAGGGTGGTTGCCGGCGACCAGCGCGGGGTTGAGCTGGGCTTCCCCACGGCAAACGTCGAAGCCAACAAGGAACTGCTTCCCCCCCACGGCGTTTACGCCGTTCGCTGCCTTTTAAAGGGTAAAAGCCATGACGGCGTTGTGAATGTCGGATTCAATCCGACCTTTGCCGGCGGCAAACTCTCCGTGGAAGTCCATATCTTCGATTTTAACCAGGACATCTACGGCGAAATTCTGGATGTTCTTTTTTTCGAGCGGCTGCGCGCCGAGATCCGATTCGAAAGCCCCGCAAAACTGATCGCGCAGATCAAGAGGGACGTAATCCAGGCGCGGGCTCTGCTGTCTACCCCCTAA
- a CDS encoding shikimate kinase produces MNIILIGYRCTGKTTIGRLLSEMSGRPFFDTDELVCGRAGKNIAMIVAADGWTAFREKERSVIEEVSGAEGVVIATGGGAVLDPANMQCLKKNGRIIWLVASADTVSGRMEGDAASGENRPSLSGESLSEEVRKTLAQREPLYRQSADLVVDTDALAEKEVAAIIGGAFPEIFGPFPPGDQG; encoded by the coding sequence ATGAACATAATTCTCATCGGGTACCGCTGTACCGGAAAAACTACAATCGGCCGGCTTTTGTCAGAGATGAGCGGTCGCCCTTTTTTTGACACGGATGAGCTGGTCTGCGGCCGCGCCGGAAAGAATATCGCCATGATCGTCGCCGCCGACGGCTGGACGGCGTTTCGAGAAAAAGAACGCTCCGTGATCGAGGAGGTGTCCGGGGCGGAAGGTGTGGTTATCGCCACCGGCGGAGGCGCCGTGCTTGATCCGGCGAATATGCAATGCCTCAAAAAAAACGGCAGGATAATCTGGCTGGTCGCCTCTGCCGATACTGTCAGCGGGCGGATGGAAGGCGATGCGGCCAGCGGCGAAAATCGCCCGTCTTTGTCGGGGGAATCGCTCTCCGAGGAAGTGAGAAAAACTTTGGCGCAGCGGGAGCCCCTCTATCGCCAAAGCGCTGATCTGGTAGTTGACACAGATGCGCTTGCCGAAAAGGAGGTTGCAGCCATCATTGGTGGCGCCTTTCCTGAAATATTCGGCCCTTTTCCTCCGGGGGATCAGGGGTAA